The following are encoded together in the Adhaeribacter arboris genome:
- a CDS encoding FecR family protein, translating to MKDRVTPDLIRRYYSGDCSKEEEARVENWLNENPAHVDQALQWQEEFTFENDQVLAQVLKAEKEVWRKTVLELPNKDFSNKSKQIFLRESSKKETYQILKVAAAISGIMVIALGGWLTWQNQKINVKVAFGQTKQLTLPDNSVVYLNGNSSFTYNRNWWNREREVWLNGEAFFKVTHLKNNKKFLVHLSNQVEVEVLGTEFNISDRNTISDIVLKTGKIKLNLNNNVNKKSIYLRPGDLIEVRKQNHASAIIRQVRVSPEQYYSWTYDKWLLEGTSLREMLQKLHDTYGVNTKVKNKNLLNRRASGSIPLPKGDANLLLSDITALFQLKVNKVNNIIYLEDIR from the coding sequence ATGAAAGATAGAGTAACTCCTGATTTAATCAGACGATATTATTCGGGTGATTGCTCCAAGGAAGAAGAAGCTCGGGTAGAAAATTGGTTAAACGAAAACCCGGCTCATGTAGATCAAGCGCTGCAATGGCAGGAAGAATTTACCTTTGAGAATGACCAAGTGCTTGCCCAGGTTTTAAAAGCAGAAAAAGAAGTTTGGAGAAAAACAGTTCTGGAATTACCGAATAAAGATTTTAGTAATAAGAGCAAGCAAATCTTTTTGCGGGAAAGTTCTAAAAAAGAGACTTACCAAATTTTAAAAGTTGCAGCAGCCATTAGCGGGATAATGGTAATTGCTCTCGGAGGATGGTTGACCTGGCAAAATCAGAAAATAAATGTTAAAGTAGCATTTGGCCAAACGAAGCAGTTAACCTTACCTGATAATTCAGTGGTGTATTTAAATGGTAACAGCTCTTTCACTTATAACCGTAATTGGTGGAACCGGGAGCGGGAAGTTTGGCTAAATGGAGAAGCTTTTTTTAAAGTAACCCACCTAAAAAACAATAAGAAATTTTTAGTTCATCTCTCCAACCAAGTAGAGGTAGAAGTTTTAGGTACCGAATTTAATATTTCCGATAGGAATACTATTAGTGATATTGTATTAAAAACAGGAAAAATAAAGCTGAATTTAAATAATAACGTCAATAAGAAAAGTATTTATCTGCGTCCGGGCGATTTGATAGAAGTTAGAAAGCAAAATCATGCCTCAGCTATTATTCGCCAGGTTAGGGTAAGCCCCGAACAGTATTATTCCTGGACGTATGATAAATGGTTACTCGAAGGCACTTCGTTGCGAGAAATGTTGCAGAAATTGCACGATACTTACGGAGTGAACACAAAAGTTAAAAATAAAAATTTACTTAATCGTCGGGCATCGGGTTCTATCCCTTTGCCTAAAGGAGATGCCAACTTATTGTTAAGCGATATTACTGCTTTGTTTCAACTCAAAGTTAATAAAGTAAATAATATTATTTACCTGGAGGATATTCGGTGA
- a CDS encoding RNA polymerase sigma factor, whose amino-acid sequence MKKPIYTDKELLELIAQDNKDAFQELFHLYYESLARSLLRYSRDPEQIKDWIQEISLKLWDQRATLHLAGIKNVKAYIIIVARNFVLRETSKKKQIKFISRDELNEADIADNQLEEKFAHLELIKGYAAALANLPPRTRDAFYLNREHGMTYSKVAEKMGTSVKTVEAQISSAISSLRRQLISFF is encoded by the coding sequence ATGAAGAAGCCAATTTACACGGATAAAGAATTGTTAGAATTAATTGCTCAGGATAATAAAGATGCTTTCCAAGAGTTGTTTCATCTTTACTACGAATCTTTAGCGCGATCTCTGTTACGCTACTCGCGCGATCCGGAGCAAATCAAAGATTGGATTCAGGAGATCTCTCTTAAATTGTGGGATCAAAGAGCAACCTTGCACTTAGCCGGTATTAAAAACGTAAAGGCCTATATTATTATCGTCGCTCGTAATTTTGTGTTGCGGGAAACGAGTAAAAAGAAGCAGATTAAATTTATTTCCCGCGATGAGTTAAACGAAGCAGATATCGCCGATAACCAATTAGAAGAAAAATTTGCCCATCTGGAATTAATAAAAGGCTACGCCGCGGCTTTGGCTAATTTACCTCCCCGCACCCGGGATGCTTTTTATCTGAACCGGGAACACGGTATGACCTATAGCAAAGTAGCCGAAAAAATGGGTACTTCCGTAAAAACGGTAGAAGCGCAAATTTCCAGTGCTATTTCCAGCCTAAGACGCCAGTTAATCAGCTTTTTTTGA
- a CDS encoding alginate lyase family protein, giving the protein METNTIDNLNKQISEHAPLKASILTDGVPTITLDEPESVTTQPLSEDEYLNFDYGELEPGENSTSDQDDDFHLPDFNLGANPIRGTFTWSFTALQTNVETYKAVLAGASDRIVLKTAVNKLKSYIKSRTILAKTPYGIAPKPDTYRFQDESGATITKPMVATGSPNDYVSLATYWWPDPTTENGLPYLASDGKTNPESNAIPDQTLLRNICEDIQFLGLGYFFTRKEAYAEQALKLLQAFFLDKTTRMNPHFKYAQIIQGMNNGFGRATGFVDAEVLTILLDGYQLLGESKAFEAASDVDSGLKDWFRSLWEWMTTTYKEVPKEGTEDYYHYEMMLGIKNAQNNIRSAYELQVLTYAQFIGEDAWVVNEINTVIKDTETSKGLLSNQILPQAGKIEVKDQTGASKEIPVPAGAMPEELRRTKPATYCQKNLDFLLRLGSLAENAGVDLWNYVTLEGVSIKKAIEAILYLAANPKEWPCTEHEDISNPAVYRIFRQSMRRASGAWPKDEKLQKSIQGYLTQLDTLLGAGSGYSEASYRQGLDWQILVHKLGYTF; this is encoded by the coding sequence ATGGAAACCAATACTATCGACAATTTAAATAAGCAAATTAGTGAGCACGCGCCGCTAAAGGCATCCATTCTGACGGATGGAGTACCAACAATTACATTAGATGAACCTGAATCTGTTACTACACAACCCTTATCGGAGGACGAATACCTCAACTTTGACTATGGGGAACTTGAGCCGGGGGAAAATAGTACTAGTGACCAAGATGATGACTTCCATCTACCTGATTTTAATTTAGGAGCTAATCCCATAAGAGGAACATTTACTTGGTCATTTACCGCGTTGCAAACGAATGTCGAGACGTATAAGGCAGTATTGGCCGGAGCCTCTGACCGGATTGTTTTAAAAACTGCAGTTAATAAGCTTAAAAGCTACATTAAGAGCCGGACCATCTTGGCTAAAACTCCTTACGGCATTGCTCCCAAACCGGATACTTATCGTTTTCAGGATGAAAGTGGTGCCACTATTACCAAACCTATGGTAGCTACCGGATCGCCCAACGATTACGTAAGTTTAGCTACTTATTGGTGGCCGGATCCAACCACGGAAAACGGATTACCCTACCTGGCTAGTGACGGAAAAACTAATCCCGAATCCAATGCCATTCCGGACCAAACCTTATTACGGAATATTTGTGAAGATATTCAGTTTTTAGGTTTAGGTTATTTTTTTACCAGGAAGGAAGCGTACGCCGAACAAGCTTTGAAATTATTGCAGGCTTTTTTTCTGGACAAAACCACCCGGATGAATCCTCATTTTAAATACGCGCAAATTATTCAGGGCATGAACAACGGATTTGGCCGGGCTACCGGGTTTGTAGATGCGGAAGTATTAACGATATTATTAGATGGCTACCAGTTGTTGGGAGAATCAAAGGCATTTGAAGCGGCTTCTGACGTAGATTCAGGGTTAAAAGATTGGTTCCGGAGTTTATGGGAGTGGATGACGACGACTTATAAAGAGGTTCCTAAGGAAGGTACTGAGGATTATTATCATTACGAAATGATGCTCGGGATTAAAAATGCGCAGAATAATATCCGGAGTGCTTACGAACTACAAGTATTAACCTATGCTCAATTTATCGGCGAAGATGCCTGGGTGGTGAATGAAATTAATACTGTAATCAAAGATACTGAAACTTCTAAAGGTTTACTATCTAACCAAATTTTACCCCAAGCAGGCAAGATAGAGGTAAAAGACCAAACAGGAGCTAGTAAAGAAATTCCGGTACCAGCAGGCGCGATGCCCGAAGAGTTGAGGCGAACCAAACCCGCCACTTATTGCCAAAAAAACCTGGATTTTTTATTGCGTTTAGGTAGCCTGGCTGAAAATGCCGGAGTAGATCTGTGGAATTACGTTACTCTGGAAGGAGTTTCGATTAAAAAGGCCATAGAAGCCATTTTGTACTTGGCGGCTAACCCCAAAGAATGGCCATGCACTGAACACGAAGATATTAGTAATCCAGCCGTCTACCGTATTTTCCGGCAGTCGATGCGTCGGGCAAGTGGAGCCTGGCCTAAAGACGAGAAATTGCAAAAAAGTATTCAAGGATATTTAACCCAGCTAGACACCCTTTTAGGAGCAGGTTCTGGTTACTCCGAGGCCTCTTACCGGCAAGGTTTAGACTGGCAAATATTGGTACACAAGTTAGGCTACACTTTCTAA
- the leuS gene encoding leucine--tRNA ligase — protein MSDYNFNQIEKKWQLYWNQKQTFSVSIDPNRPKYYVLDMFPYPSGAGLHVGHPLGYIASDIVARYKRIKGFNVLHPMGFDAFGLPAEQYAIQTGQHPAETTEQNIARYKEQLANMGFSFDWNREVRTSDPDYYKWTQWIFLKLFESWYNQETNKAEPIATLVQKFKTSGNTQVKAACNEEAIPDFTAEQWQHYKEKQQQEILLSYRLAFLSDATVNWCPALGTVLANDEVKDGVSERGGYPVIRQKMKQWSLRISAYAERLLNDLDHVDWTDPIKEMQRNWIGKSIGAELNFKIKNSEHQLKVFTTRADTIYGVSFLVIAPEHEWVPELTSPEQKKAVEEYVNTAKNRSERDRMSDVKHISGVFTGSYVINPINGVEIPLWIADYVLAGYGTGVVMAVPASDSRDFNFAKHFNLPIIPVIEGSTPDEVYEAKEGIMMNSGFLNGLTVKEAMKAAVAKFEEMGVGKGKVQYRIHDAVFGRQRYWGEPIPIYYKNDIPYPLPESELPLILPEIDAFLPTETGEPPLGRAKDWKYKGQYHYELTTMPGWAGSSWYYLRYMSPENNEQFVSPEAEKYWGNVDLYIGGSEHATGHLLYARFWYKFLNDLGFVSQVEPFKKLINQGMIQGRSNFIYRVNGTNKFVSHNLRHQYDFTPLHVDVNIVENDILNIEAFKLWRTDLADAEFILEDGKYICGWEIEKMSKSKYNVVNPDDLVHKVGADTLRMYEMFLGPLEQFKPWNTNGIDGVHKFLKRYWKLFFAPSGNFYVSDEDPTSAELKTLHKTIKKVEEDIERFSFNTSVSTFMICVNELTTLKCNKRAILEPLTIILSPYAPHLAEEIWQMLGHVDSISYARFPQWEEKFLTENSFEYPISVNGKMRGKLTFPTTMPKELIEKEVVSSGLIDKYLEGKTPKKVIVVPNKIVNVVV, from the coding sequence ATGTCAGACTACAACTTTAACCAGATTGAGAAAAAGTGGCAACTATATTGGAATCAAAAACAAACTTTTAGCGTAAGTATTGACCCTAACCGTCCCAAATACTACGTACTCGATATGTTTCCGTATCCGTCCGGAGCCGGATTACACGTAGGTCACCCGTTGGGTTATATTGCTTCTGATATTGTGGCGCGTTATAAGCGCATTAAAGGATTTAATGTTTTGCATCCCATGGGCTTCGATGCCTTTGGCTTACCCGCCGAACAGTATGCTATCCAAACGGGTCAGCACCCGGCCGAAACTACCGAACAAAATATTGCCCGCTATAAAGAGCAATTAGCTAATATGGGGTTTTCTTTTGACTGGAACCGGGAAGTTCGCACCTCTGACCCTGATTATTACAAATGGACCCAATGGATTTTCCTGAAATTGTTCGAATCTTGGTATAACCAGGAAACGAATAAAGCCGAACCCATTGCCACTCTCGTGCAAAAATTTAAAACTTCGGGTAATACCCAGGTGAAAGCTGCCTGTAACGAAGAAGCCATTCCGGATTTCACGGCGGAACAATGGCAGCATTACAAGGAAAAACAGCAGCAAGAAATATTATTAAGCTATCGTTTGGCTTTTTTGTCGGATGCTACCGTTAACTGGTGCCCGGCTTTAGGTACCGTTTTAGCCAACGACGAAGTTAAAGACGGCGTATCGGAACGGGGTGGTTATCCGGTAATTCGCCAAAAAATGAAGCAGTGGAGTTTGCGCATTTCGGCCTATGCCGAGCGGTTACTGAATGACCTTGACCACGTTGACTGGACCGACCCCATTAAAGAAATGCAGCGCAACTGGATTGGCAAATCTATTGGCGCGGAACTTAATTTTAAAATTAAAAATTCAGAACATCAGCTGAAAGTATTTACTACCCGGGCGGATACCATTTATGGCGTTTCTTTCCTGGTTATCGCGCCGGAGCACGAATGGGTACCCGAATTAACTTCTCCCGAACAGAAAAAAGCCGTAGAAGAATACGTAAATACGGCCAAAAACCGTTCCGAACGCGACCGCATGAGCGATGTGAAACACATAAGTGGTGTGTTTACCGGTTCTTATGTGATTAATCCTATCAACGGCGTGGAGATTCCCTTATGGATTGCCGATTACGTATTAGCCGGTTACGGCACGGGGGTGGTTATGGCGGTACCTGCCAGCGACAGTCGCGATTTTAACTTTGCGAAGCACTTTAACTTGCCTATTATTCCGGTAATTGAAGGCTCTACCCCCGATGAAGTTTACGAAGCAAAAGAAGGCATCATGATGAATTCGGGTTTTCTGAATGGTTTAACGGTAAAAGAAGCCATGAAAGCCGCAGTAGCCAAATTTGAAGAAATGGGTGTTGGTAAAGGTAAGGTACAATATCGGATTCACGATGCGGTGTTTGGCCGGCAACGTTACTGGGGGGAACCTATTCCTATTTATTATAAAAATGATATTCCCTACCCTTTACCGGAAAGCGAACTGCCGTTGATCTTACCGGAAATTGATGCTTTTTTACCCACCGAAACCGGCGAACCACCCTTAGGCAGGGCCAAAGATTGGAAATATAAAGGTCAATATCATTATGAGTTAACAACTATGCCCGGTTGGGCAGGTTCAAGTTGGTATTATTTGCGGTACATGTCCCCGGAAAATAACGAGCAGTTTGTTAGCCCAGAAGCCGAAAAATATTGGGGCAACGTCGATTTGTACATTGGCGGCTCCGAACATGCGACCGGTCACCTGTTATACGCCCGGTTTTGGTATAAATTTTTAAATGACTTAGGATTTGTTTCGCAGGTAGAGCCGTTTAAGAAACTCATTAATCAAGGCATGATTCAGGGTCGTTCTAATTTTATATATCGGGTAAATGGCACCAATAAATTTGTTTCCCATAATTTACGCCATCAATACGATTTTACCCCATTGCACGTGGATGTAAATATTGTTGAGAATGATATTTTAAATATTGAAGCCTTTAAGTTATGGCGCACAGACTTAGCTGACGCAGAGTTTATTCTGGAAGACGGAAAATACATTTGCGGCTGGGAAATTGAAAAAATGTCGAAGTCGAAGTACAACGTGGTAAATCCGGATGACTTGGTGCATAAAGTTGGGGCCGATACGTTACGAATGTACGAGATGTTCTTGGGTCCCTTAGAACAGTTTAAACCCTGGAATACCAACGGCATCGACGGCGTGCATAAATTTTTAAAGCGTTACTGGAAGTTGTTTTTTGCTCCGAGCGGTAATTTTTACGTATCCGACGAAGACCCGACTTCAGCCGAACTTAAAACCCTACATAAAACCATAAAAAAGGTAGAAGAAGATATTGAGCGGTTTTCGTTTAATACTTCGGTAAGTACGTTTATGATATGCGTGAACGAATTGACAACTCTTAAATGTAATAAACGGGCTATATTAGAACCTCTTACTATTATTTTATCGCCGTACGCGCCGCACCTAGCCGAAGAAATATGGCAAATGTTGGGTCACGTGGATAGTATTTCATATGCCCGGTTCCCGCAATGGGAAGAAAAGTTCTTAACGGAAAATTCGTTTGAATACCCAATATCCGTTAACGGCAAAATGCGCGGTAAGCTTACCTTCCCGACGACTATGCCAAAAGAACTTATTGAAAAAGAAGTGGTAAGTTCGGGTTTAATTGATAAATACCTGGAAGGTAAAACTCCAAAAAAAGTGATTGTAGTACCGAATAAAATTGTAAACGTAGTGGTGTAA
- a CDS encoding PAS domain-containing hybrid sensor histidine kinase/response regulator, with protein MKKIELQFKINYVKVLNDRIEEITTLIAEVANGNFDYKMDASETGDELDAVIAGVSMLGQELKNSTVSRDFMQSIYQGVVDMLLILNTDFTIRNVNEAVEELLGYSEAELTGIPFSSFVQHSDNSSLPVLMEKFKHQGKVLNEELMFTTKQDIKIPASCSFSFLKNNAKEVEGILIIAKDISKLKQTEKELIEAKNKAEAANEAKSNFLSTMSHEIRTPMNAVIGFTSLLLNNDPRPDQQEYLKVLKFSADNLLTLINDILDFSKIEAGKIEFEKIDFDLKKLITKISGPLQQIAIEKGLQLKLLLDQDLPSSLVGDPVRLSQILTNLISNAVKFTKTGRVTISAAVKDQNETHTTIDFRVNDTGIGIPADKLDLIFESFTQAKSDTTREFGGSGLGLTIIKHLLKLQGSEIFVESQVGKGSTFYFSLTFENSNQQLSPDSKELLVSAPKSLKGIRLLIAEDNQINIFLVKQFLNQWEIEFDIAENGLIALDLVKSKDYNLVLMDLQMPEQDGYDTTLAIRRLEGEKYQKLPIIALTASAMLDIQDRAFQVGMNDYLSKPFNPDELYKRIVKYSFPV; from the coding sequence TTGAAAAAGATTGAATTACAGTTTAAAATCAATTACGTGAAAGTTCTGAACGATAGAATTGAGGAAATAACTACCCTGATTGCGGAAGTAGCAAACGGAAATTTTGATTACAAAATGGATGCTTCCGAAACCGGCGATGAATTAGATGCTGTTATTGCTGGGGTAAGTATGCTAGGACAGGAGCTTAAAAACTCTACTGTTTCCCGAGATTTTATGCAGAGCATTTATCAGGGAGTAGTAGATATGCTCCTGATTCTGAACACGGATTTCACCATTCGGAATGTAAACGAAGCGGTAGAGGAATTACTTGGTTATAGCGAAGCAGAATTAACAGGAATTCCTTTTTCTTCATTTGTTCAGCACAGCGATAATTCCTCTTTGCCCGTTTTAATGGAAAAGTTTAAACATCAGGGTAAGGTTTTAAATGAGGAATTAATGTTTACCACGAAGCAGGATATTAAGATTCCTGCTTCCTGTTCTTTCTCCTTTTTAAAGAATAATGCTAAAGAAGTAGAAGGTATTTTAATTATTGCCAAAGATATCTCCAAGCTTAAGCAAACCGAAAAAGAGTTAATCGAAGCAAAAAATAAAGCGGAAGCAGCGAACGAGGCTAAAAGCAATTTCTTGTCGACCATGAGTCACGAAATTCGGACGCCTATGAATGCTGTTATTGGTTTTACCAGTTTATTGCTCAACAACGATCCCCGGCCAGATCAGCAGGAATATTTAAAAGTACTCAAGTTTTCGGCGGATAACTTACTAACGTTAATAAATGATATTTTAGACTTTAGTAAAATAGAAGCCGGAAAAATCGAATTTGAGAAAATTGACTTTGACCTAAAAAAACTTATTACCAAGATTAGCGGTCCACTTCAGCAAATAGCCATTGAAAAAGGTTTACAACTAAAGTTATTGTTAGATCAGGACTTACCTTCTTCCTTAGTGGGAGACCCGGTCCGGTTGAGCCAGATTTTAACCAACCTCATCAGCAATGCGGTAAAGTTTACAAAAACAGGTCGTGTTACTATTTCGGCGGCGGTTAAGGACCAAAATGAAACGCATACTACCATTGATTTTCGGGTTAACGATACGGGGATCGGTATTCCAGCGGATAAACTGGATCTTATTTTTGAAAGTTTTACGCAAGCTAAATCCGATACCACCCGTGAATTTGGTGGCTCTGGTTTAGGGCTTACGATTATCAAGCACTTGCTTAAATTACAAGGCAGCGAAATTTTTGTAGAAAGTCAGGTAGGCAAAGGATCTACTTTTTACTTTAGCTTAACCTTCGAAAACAGTAACCAACAACTTTCTCCGGACTCTAAGGAACTCCTAGTTTCTGCTCCAAAAAGTTTAAAAGGAATCCGGCTCTTAATTGCGGAAGATAATCAGATTAATATTTTTCTGGTAAAACAATTTTTAAACCAATGGGAAATTGAGTTTGATATTGCGGAAAACGGGTTAATTGCATTGGATCTTGTAAAGAGCAAAGATTATAACCTAGTTTTGATGGACTTGCAAATGCCGGAACAAGATGGTTACGATACAACTTTAGCGATACGGCGGTTAGAAGGGGAGAAGTACCAAAAATTGCCAATTATTGCTTTAACCGCTTCGGCTATGTTAGATATCCAGGACAGAGCTTTCCAAGTGGGCATGAATGATTATTTAAGTAAGCCTTTTAACCCGGATGAGTTATACAAACGTATTGTTAAATATAGTTTTCCGGTATAA
- a CDS encoding GNAT family N-acetyltransferase, translated as MAKIRHNNILDTVDSVLSVSKKKGIIHLHAQDHSLNGQSLTLNGHQVLHFGTCGYLGLEHHPEIKASAIDAIQRFGTQFPMSRTYISNPLYSELESMIQKMYNAPVVISKNCTLSHLTTIPSIIRSNDLVILDHQVHASVQEAVKKLLSQGVAVEMIRHNNLEMLEDRIKKQRNKYDKIWYMADGVYSMYGDYAPVKELIALAEKYEPLYLYVDDAHGMSWAGKHGTGYVMSQMPEGLYRKMILTANLGKGFGACGGLSLFPNEEWYNKVNNFGGPLTFSVQIEPATLGAAIASARIHLSNEIYEYQEELQQKITYFNTLLKQTNLPLVHENNSPIFFIGTGTMEMGNYLVHELLNDGIYVNLATFPAVPAKNIGIRITISLNNSLEHIEILVDKLKHHFTRALKETNQTDEKIRKAFKMAPSTHVSTSTTLKLVIENQLNIKRYSSIEKIDPAIWNKYLGNTGMIDWNGLKFLETTFRNNEEPENNWDFKYYVVEDNQGKIVLITFLVVGLHKEDMFSQSSVSKVIEKERELNPYYLTSTGIIMGSLFTEGEHIYLDRESPYWKKAFKAVMDELFKEQENVNASNIILRDFAANDTEMDEFMVGQGFVKVDMPESCVLENLNWASEEGYLESISRKSRRHFAQKIKRNEHFFEVKVKNQLPVEELEYAITLFKNVKDNNVAINNFLFPDKLFYEMNADPAWEFVVLYLKEEHSHNKKPVSVCFCHKNNAEIYSPMLIGMDYDYLIEYGIYRQTLYQVIKRANALGCQKINFGISATIEKKRVGATLYPKVGYYQAKDNYAMELIEATIAVEKD; from the coding sequence ATGGCAAAGATTAGACACAATAATATTTTAGATACTGTAGATTCTGTTTTGTCAGTGTCCAAAAAGAAAGGAATTATTCACCTGCACGCGCAAGATCATTCTTTAAACGGACAGTCTCTAACCTTAAATGGTCATCAAGTTCTTCATTTTGGTACGTGCGGCTATCTGGGATTAGAACATCATCCTGAAATTAAAGCAAGTGCCATTGATGCCATTCAGCGTTTCGGAACTCAGTTTCCCATGTCGCGCACGTATATTTCCAATCCTTTATACAGCGAACTGGAAAGTATGATTCAAAAAATGTACAATGCTCCGGTTGTTATTTCTAAAAATTGTACCCTTTCGCATTTAACTACTATCCCTAGCATTATACGTTCCAATGATTTAGTAATTCTGGATCACCAGGTACACGCTAGTGTGCAGGAAGCGGTAAAAAAATTATTAAGCCAAGGAGTAGCCGTAGAAATGATCCGGCATAATAATCTGGAAATGCTCGAAGACCGGATTAAAAAGCAACGAAATAAATATGATAAAATCTGGTACATGGCCGATGGGGTTTACTCCATGTACGGAGACTACGCTCCTGTGAAAGAGCTGATTGCTTTAGCCGAGAAGTACGAACCACTATATTTATACGTAGATGATGCGCATGGTATGAGCTGGGCCGGCAAACACGGTACCGGTTATGTTATGAGCCAAATGCCCGAAGGATTGTACCGTAAAATGATTCTTACCGCTAATCTTGGTAAAGGATTTGGAGCCTGTGGTGGTTTATCGCTTTTCCCGAACGAAGAATGGTACAATAAAGTGAATAACTTTGGGGGGCCACTTACTTTTTCCGTGCAAATAGAACCGGCTACTTTGGGTGCTGCTATTGCCTCTGCCCGCATCCATTTAAGTAATGAGATTTATGAATACCAAGAAGAATTACAGCAAAAAATAACTTATTTTAATACCTTACTGAAACAAACAAACCTGCCTTTAGTTCACGAGAACAATAGTCCGATATTCTTTATTGGCACGGGAACCATGGAAATGGGTAATTACCTGGTTCATGAATTGTTAAACGATGGTATTTACGTTAATCTGGCCACCTTCCCGGCTGTTCCGGCAAAGAATATTGGTATCCGGATTACCATTTCCCTCAACAATTCACTGGAGCATATTGAGATATTGGTAGATAAACTGAAACATCATTTCACTAGAGCCTTAAAGGAAACCAACCAGACCGATGAGAAAATCCGGAAAGCTTTTAAAATGGCTCCTTCAACGCACGTTTCAACTTCTACTACTCTTAAGCTGGTTATTGAAAATCAGCTTAACATTAAGCGCTATTCCTCCATCGAAAAAATTGATCCTGCTATTTGGAATAAATACTTAGGAAATACCGGCATGATTGATTGGAATGGGTTGAAATTTTTAGAAACCACTTTCCGCAACAACGAAGAACCAGAAAACAATTGGGATTTTAAATATTATGTAGTAGAAGACAACCAAGGTAAAATTGTTTTAATTACATTTTTAGTGGTGGGTCTGCACAAAGAAGATATGTTCTCTCAAAGTTCCGTATCTAAGGTAATAGAGAAAGAAAGAGAACTCAATCCTTATTATCTAACCTCAACGGGTATTATTATGGGTAGCTTGTTCACAGAAGGCGAACATATTTACCTGGATAGAGAAAGTCCTTATTGGAAAAAAGCGTTCAAAGCCGTAATGGATGAACTCTTTAAGGAGCAAGAAAATGTTAATGCGAGTAATATAATCTTACGGGATTTTGCTGCCAATGACACCGAAATGGACGAATTTATGGTTGGTCAAGGCTTCGTGAAAGTAGATATGCCGGAATCGTGTGTGCTGGAGAATTTAAACTGGGCCTCTGAAGAAGGTTACTTAGAAAGCATTTCTCGGAAAAGTAGAAGGCATTTTGCCCAAAAAATTAAAAGAAATGAGCATTTCTTTGAGGTTAAAGTTAAAAACCAGTTGCCAGTTGAGGAACTAGAATATGCGATAACCTTGTTTAAAAACGTAAAAGATAATAATGTTGCCATAAATAACTTTCTTTTTCCGGATAAACTTTTTTACGAGATGAACGCTGATCCGGCATGGGAATTTGTGGTATTATACCTGAAAGAAGAACACTCGCATAACAAAAAACCGGTTTCTGTGTGCTTTTGCCATAAAAACAACGCGGAAATCTACAGTCCTATGTTAATTGGTATGGATTATGATTATTTAATAGAGTACGGCATTTACCGCCAAACTCTTTATCAGGTAATTAAAAGAGCCAATGCTCTAGGTTGCCAAAAAATAAATTTTGGCATATCAGCCACTATCGAAAAGAAAAGAGTAGGAGCTACTTTATACCCTAAAGTAGGTTATTACCAGGCCAAAGACAACTATGCAATGGAGTTAATAGAAGCTACCATTGCTGTTGAAAAAGATTGA
- a CDS encoding DUF7793 family protein: protein MAQFQEGSRTKKQETKYVNMYIQEGIFQCYFKAMDIMDINVAEATVRDRLQFFENTAYPCLFDITQVKETTKDARDFMANEGNNLVLASAMVVNSPMLKMMANFYIMVNKPKNPTRLFTDRESALEWLEQFKS, encoded by the coding sequence ATGGCACAATTCCAAGAAGGTAGTAGAACCAAGAAGCAAGAAACCAAATATGTTAATATGTATATTCAAGAAGGCATCTTTCAATGCTATTTTAAAGCGATGGATATTATGGATATAAATGTGGCGGAAGCGACTGTGCGAGACCGCTTGCAATTTTTTGAGAATACCGCTTACCCTTGCTTGTTTGATATAACGCAAGTAAAAGAAACTACTAAAGATGCCCGCGATTTTATGGCGAATGAGGGTAATAATTTAGTTTTAGCCAGTGCCATGGTGGTAAACTCTCCCATGCTTAAAATGATGGCCAACTTTTATATAATGGTTAACAAGCCGAAAAATCCTACTCGTTTATTTACAGATCGCGAAAGTGCCTTAGAGTGGTTAGAGCAATTTAAAAGTTAG